The Vigna radiata var. radiata cultivar VC1973A chromosome 6, Vradiata_ver6, whole genome shotgun sequence DNA segment ttctctcatACGCTCTCCTCTGGCCGAGAAAATCAGCACCAGCGATCGATTCCCGAGATCTCCTATCTTGAGTTCCGCCAACAGTCTCAATTCCCCTGTTCTGCCTCCATTGAAGTTCCACTCAGCTTTGTTACAGCCGCGCAACCTCGCATTTGGCTACGGCGATCACCATGCCGACGACGAGAGCGACGTCAGCATGGAGGATGCCTTCTCCGACGAAGAACTCTCTGCTCCCAGCAACATTGATTTCTCCGACTCGCCAATTCCACACAACTACGACGAGGAACAATTGTTTGGATCTAAACCCCAAGGGCGCTGTGGAATTCTCAAGACGGGTTTAGCTAATNAAAANCTAACCATTCAGGTTCCATGCAGTGTCANAAGATTCACAGATGGAGAAGTGGGTTTCAATAAATGTGTTCAAAGGAAGCTCACTCCAGTTNGTGGCGCTGTTCGGTTTCNNAANAAAGNTCACCTTTCCAATGTGAAATGTCNTGATGANGCCGTCNGATTGGGTACTCCAAGTGCTCCTCCCATTATTGATGCTGATTTTTCAATTGAGAGGGATTCAGAAAGCTCGGTCAGGAATGAACCAACTGACCGTGCTTCTTGGCCTTCAAGGGACTCTGTGGATTATGATGGCTCAAAAAGTGAGAGTTCAATTGAACAAAAACCCAACACTGTTACGAAAACCACTGAGCCTGGGGAAAGGTGTTGTTATTTCTACCTTCACTCACTGCAACGATCCcagtttctctttctctctttttatctGTTTGGAGTTCTCCTTCCTCTGACCTGTTGTCGTGCATTTTCTATATTAAACTCTGCAGACTGGACAATACTTTAACAGATGACATAGAAAGACAGACCCCTCATTTACAATATTACAGCAACAGGTGCCCCCAATCTTTAACTTTGAATCAACATTAATACTTTGCTGagatagttaaattaaattaatatagttcACATTGCCATTTTGAAATTCACATTTAAATGCCCACTTTCTTTTATGGAATGTTATCTCAGCAGCTGCAATAGTCAATATGCCTGGCAAACCCTTATCACTTATGACGCCTGCATACGATTATGTCTACAAGCATGGGCAAAAGGATGCACTGAGGCTCCAGAGTTTTTAAAAGACGAGTGTCTGGCTCTCCGAGGTGCCTTTGGGTGGGTTTCATATTGTTTAACAAGCGcatgtttttttcatttattgctttccttcatttttttaaagttcaCTATTTCCTTAGCTTGCATGAGTTTTTGTTACAACCTCGAGGTGTAAAGCTAACTGAAGgaaaaaatacaagaaactcAGAACAAACAGTTCCCCTGAAGATTAAGAAAGTTGTAGGGAAAATCAGAGTGGAAGGTAATCTTACAATCTCAACAGATTTTTATCCTTCAAATACTATGAATGTAAGTAGGACTATAATTGTAAATTATTGTATGAAATGACGTtttattagacattttaatACTTACTTTTTTGTAATCATGTTTACTAACATTGGATCTCCTTCAAACGACTTGAGAATAGCGTAATATGACATCCTATGTGAAAACTGCAGTGAAGAAACTCCGCATTATACCTAGACAAAAACTTAAGATCACGAAGTCACAGAGGGGATCACACTACATGCAGGCTGGGGTGGAGTACGTCCGGCATGTTTCATCACTTGTGAAAACTGGCATAAATTCTATGAAGTCGGCCACCTTCTCACTGGCATCAGAAGGTTAGTTCATCTGATGGATGGATTTGAAACTCTTTCATTTTATAGTTTAGAAATCTTTTAACCTTTATATGGGATGGGACATATCTCACTGAAACATTTAtagatttcttttcttcattaaCACCAATCCTGTGATTACACAATGAATGAATAAAAGATGTCTGCTTTATTCTTGTAGAGCCACTCCATTGTTTAATCCAACTTAAGAGTACAACGGAAGAAAATGAATCAGAGCCATCTTCTGCAATTCTTTTGCGCCCTGGAAATGGAGATTACCATGatttgtaagttttttatttttaattctatgtTTCAACTGGGAGATGTTCTTCTGATTGATCTGCTGTCAGGCTCTTAAAAAATAGTGAAACATTAAAGTCAGTGAAGGTTTTCCAAATGCATTTTAGCAGGATATAGTTGCGGACAATTGATGAAAAACCAATCTTAAGtgttcaaaataatattatctgcTGGTACACAGCCTGTTTTTTAAGATGGCAATCTATATTGCGTATTCTTTGAGAAACTAAGTTACAATCACACATCTTGATTTCTTCCATTGTtgaaatataatcataaaaatctTGCACTGACTTGTAATTTCAGTTTCCCATTGAGCCAAGGGGATGCTTTAATTGTAGAAGTTCAAGATTCCAAAAAGGCAGTCCATGGTGAAGCAAGAATTCCAATTTCATCCCTCAGTGATAATCCTGTATGAATTCTACCCTTTCATAGTCCATAAATATTACTCCTCGATCCTGCACCTTCCACATTCACATAATGCATTATCTTGAATGAGCAGAGTGACCGAATTAGGTGGTGGCCAGTATATCACGATGAACGTGAATGTGTTGGCAAGATCCAGCTGTCTATCGGCAGCACAATGACGAGCAATGAGAACACTCATATTAAGGTTCTATCTATGTCTACCAAAAATTAGTttcataaatattgtttttttcagTTAGTTGATGTAGGATGATCCTCCGAGTTAACATCTGTGGATAAAAGCAAATAAGTAACAGTTTATCAAACATGtagatgaaatatttttaataaatggaTTCTATCTCGGATTAATTTTGACGAGGATCAAACTTATCAACTGTGTTTAAGCAAATTTATCATCTGTTGGTATTAAAAGAGAAACctattataatttgattgtaccaagtatttatttttaatttattttgaagaaaaggcTCATCatgactaaaatattattttatcttagaCTTGACCAGTAAACACCAACGTATAATTTGTGGCTATGCCGTTCTGAGCATAGATTTGTGTTTTCATTTGCTCAGTTTTTACATTTCTGCAGAGTGCGGCTGTTGTGGAAACTCAAGCTTATGATTTATTATTGGAGGGTGCCATGAGTGCGCAACATTTTCACTCCCGAAACTTGCGTATAAATGGACACTGGAAATGGTTGTTAGATGCATTTGCAGACTACTATGGAGTTTCTAATTCATATGCCAAGCTGAggtatttcaatttcatttggGTGCCCTAAAATATGTAGAATAAAAtggtttttttatattctttactCTGCTATatgatttgtttatttttttaattcatttttcttcacttACCTGCGGTAGTCTTCTTGTAGATATCTACTACACGTGATGAATGTGGCAACTCCAACCAAGGACTGCCTAGAGCTTGTGAGAGAATTGCTTGAACCCCTAATAAAGGCCAGAAGTGAGAGGAGTTTGACCAGGCAGGAGGTAAGTCACATATTGCTCTCTTTCCCACATTAGTAACTTCCCAAGTCATGTACTTCTGTTGTTCCAGCTTCTGTTGTTTAGAGTTCAGACCACATTAAAACTTGGTATACAAGTTTTTGCacttcataaaagaaaaattatatgaacAGAAAACATGCGTAAAAGTATAATGAGTAATTGCctgtatttcttttattgagaaatctgttattttttataactagtGCTTTTTCTGTCTAACCAAATTTGCAATTCATGATTTTTGGAAATGGATAATGGTGTAACaattttctctatttatttCTCAGAGAAGTATGCTTTCAGACTGTGAAACTCAAATTGAAAGTCTTCTAGCAACTGTTTTTGAGAATTACAAATCGCTAGATGAAAACTCGCCATCAGGTTTAACAGATCATTTTGGTCCATCAATTGAGTCTGCAGCACCAGCCTTGGATCCTGCCGTTCAAGTTTACACTAGTCTTCATGATATACTATCTCTAGATGCTCAAACTATTCTAAGAAACTATCTTCAGGTAATTAAATTTTGCACCATTAACTGACATATGGTGCTCCTGTTCAACGTAATTTCAATCTTGTGAATGCTAAAACTTTTTTTCCTTGTTTGAGTCTAAATGAAGTGTTTACTGTCAACAGACTGCAGCAAGAAAAAGGTGTAGAAAACACATGATGGAGACTGATGAATTTGTGTCAAGCACCTCTGAATGTTACCAAATGGATACCGTTACCATCTCAACGGCCTACTTGAAGATGAAGAATCTTTGTGTTTCTATAAGAAATGAAATTCAGGCAGACATAAAGATCCACAATCAGCATACGATCCATGGTCAGCATATATTTCCTAGGTATTTCGCAGGAACAGCCTCCTTTCATACTGTTAACTGACTAACAAGTGGCTTTTCAATTCCTAGTGCATAAGATTAAACGAGGGATTATATTTATCCATTATTCTACTTGCATACGAGAGCATTACGCCTGTTACCACATCTACTTTGTCCgaacattttaattttggttcGCAGATTGTCTGAGATCTATTTTCCAATTTTCAGTTCATACTGTTAACTGACTAACAAGTGGCTTTTCAATTCCTAGTGCATAAGATT contains these protein-coding regions:
- the LOC106764950 gene encoding uncharacterized protein LOC106764950 isoform X2, which encodes MFTEGLDESAIQWINQGSKPKLEVEDPPPSLIRSPLAEKISTSDRFPRSPILSSANSLNSPVLPPLKFHSALLQPRNLAFGYGDHHADDESDVSMEDAFSDEELSAPSNIDFSDSPIPHNYDEEQLFGSKPQGRCGILKTGLANXXLTIQVPCSVXRFTDGEVGFNKCVQRKLTPVXGAVRFXXKXHLSNVKCXDXAVXLGTPSAPPIIDADFSIERDSESSVRNEPTDRASWPSRDSVDYDGSKSESSIEQKPNTVTKTTEPGERLDNTLTDDIERQTPHLQYYSNSCNSQYAWQTLITYDACIRLCLQAWAKGCTEAPEFLKDECLALRGAFGLHEFLLQPRGVKLTEGKNTRNSEQTVPLKIKKVVGKIRVEVKKLRIIPRQKLKITKSQRGSHYMQAGVEYVRHVSSLVKTGINSMKSATFSLASEEPLHCLIQLKSTTEENESEPSSAILLRPGNGDYHDFFPLSQGDALIVEVQDSKKAVHGEARIPISSLSDNPSDRIRWWPVYHDERECVGKIQLSIGSTMTSNENTHIKSAAVVETQAYDLLLEGAMSAQHFHSRNLRINGHWKWLLDAFADYYGVSNSYAKLRYLLHVMNVATPTKDCLELVRELLEPLIKARSERSLTRQERSMLSDCETQIESLLATVFENYKSLDENSPSGLTDHFGPSIESAAPALDPAVQVYTSLHDILSLDAQTILRNYLQTAARKRCRKHMMETDEFVSSTSECYQMDTVTISTAYLKMKNLCVSIRNEIQADIKIHNQHTIHGQHIFPSSIDLTNITAAVYSTELCKRLRAFLSALPPSSPQAHVNELLVAAADFERDFESWNISPVQGGLDSRNLFHNYIMVWIQDMQLSLLDLCKAEKVPWAGVTTNHSTSPFAEEMYEKIKDNLTQYEVVINRWPQYSLYLENAVANIERAIVKSLEKQYSDTLTPLKDSIPKRLHLQVQKIARRQSATVHLLPNQLGIFLNTLKRILDVLHCRVEDILNSWASCLPVMGDKKTLFGEQMNGITVLLRTKYKTYLQAIIGNVVNNIQANRNTRLKKILEETTETDGVAEVRERMQLLNSQLIDFISNLHEVFTSQIFIAVCRGLWDRMGEIILKFLEGRKENRIWYNGSSYALGILDDTFASQMQRLRGNALQDKDIEPPRSVIEARSILCKDTANTSDPSNYFYI
- the LOC106764950 gene encoding uncharacterized protein LOC106764950 isoform X1 produces the protein MFTEGLDESAIQWINQGSKPKLEVEDPPPSLIRSPLAEKISTSDRFPRSPILSSANSLNSPVLPPLKFHSALLQPRNLAFGYGDHHADDESDVSMEDAFSDEELSAPSNIDFSDSPIPHNYDEEQLFGSKPQGRCGILKTGLANXXLTIQVPCSVXRFTDGEVGFNKCVQRKLTPVXGAVRFXXKXHLSNVKCXDXAVXLGTPSAPPIIDADFSIERDSESSVRNEPTDRASWPSRDSVDYDGSKSESSIEQKPNTVTKTTEPGERLDNTLTDDIERQTPHLQYYSNSSCNSQYAWQTLITYDACIRLCLQAWAKGCTEAPEFLKDECLALRGAFGLHEFLLQPRGVKLTEGKNTRNSEQTVPLKIKKVVGKIRVEVKKLRIIPRQKLKITKSQRGSHYMQAGVEYVRHVSSLVKTGINSMKSATFSLASEEPLHCLIQLKSTTEENESEPSSAILLRPGNGDYHDFFPLSQGDALIVEVQDSKKAVHGEARIPISSLSDNPSDRIRWWPVYHDERECVGKIQLSIGSTMTSNENTHIKSAAVVETQAYDLLLEGAMSAQHFHSRNLRINGHWKWLLDAFADYYGVSNSYAKLRYLLHVMNVATPTKDCLELVRELLEPLIKARSERSLTRQERSMLSDCETQIESLLATVFENYKSLDENSPSGLTDHFGPSIESAAPALDPAVQVYTSLHDILSLDAQTILRNYLQTAARKRCRKHMMETDEFVSSTSECYQMDTVTISTAYLKMKNLCVSIRNEIQADIKIHNQHTIHGQHIFPSSIDLTNITAAVYSTELCKRLRAFLSALPPSSPQAHVNELLVAAADFERDFESWNISPVQGGLDSRNLFHNYIMVWIQDMQLSLLDLCKAEKVPWAGVTTNHSTSPFAEEMYEKIKDNLTQYEVVINRWPQYSLYLENAVANIERAIVKSLEKQYSDTLTPLKDSIPKRLHLQVQKIARRQSATVHLLPNQLGIFLNTLKRILDVLHCRVEDILNSWASCLPVMGDKKTLFGEQMNGITVLLRTKYKTYLQAIIGNVVNNIQANRNTRLKKILEETTETDGVAEVRERMQLLNSQLIDFISNLHEVFTSQIFIAVCRGLWDRMGEIILKFLEGRKENRIWYNGSSYALGILDDTFASQMQRLRGNALQDKDIEPPRSVIEARSILCKDTANTSDPSNYFYI